A single region of the Pyricularia oryzae 70-15 chromosome 4, whole genome shotgun sequence genome encodes:
- a CDS encoding glucose dehydrogenase short protein: MGSLDQDQVYDFIICGQVLTKQGKAAPRAVSLPVGLPRAQIARQLFDLETDWNVTSQPNPGADDRTVKLTRGKFLGGCSGCNATLCIRGSRQDFDDWGVEGWSGDEVFAYMRKAERFHGRDWFRACEAEHGTDGLLDVEPYDLAPISDLLLESFVDKGLPLDHDLFTHGRNPHGCGHAPRSVHNGVRSTAARFVADKARARSGVDIMTETLVDKVVVERVGGELRATGVRLVKADGSVVHVKAGKEVIVSGGSYCSPNILNRSGIGAKDELDKFGIETLVDLAGVGKNLMDHLIAFIVYETEHQGLTVDKDLFHDDGLARSYALWKDHKAGVLAGFPFGCVAFARLDSRLSDSAVWNAAPRQPGRDPMGLTPRQPNVELMTIQCYGGPKSFTDFPVGGSHTFCLVPELFSPRSRGSVALRSADPRDVPLVDTNYLADPLDVEVMAEACRFANEIVVDGKGTRDVVKGSWPRELIHHRYTTREDWIPFVKKNATTCYHPAGTCAMGKTDDPKTVVDAKLRVKGVNGLRVADCSIMPTLNGGHTQMPAYAIGEKAADLIKEAWGLK; this comes from the exons ATGGGTTCTCTAGACCAAGACCAAGTCTATGACTTTATCATCTGCGGGCAAGTATTGACCAAGCAGGGCA AGGCGGCACCTCGGGCTGTGTCATTGCCGGTAGGCTTGCCGAGAGCCCAAAT AGCCCGCCAGCTCTTCGACCTGGAAACAGACTGGAACGTCACCAGCCAGCCCAACCCCGGGGCCGACGACCGCACCGTCAAGCTCACGCGCGGCAAGTTCCTGGGCGGCTGCTCCGGGTGCAACGCGACGCTCTGCATCCGCGGGTCGCGGCAGGACTTTGACGACTGGGGCGTCGAGGGCTGGAGCGGCGACGAGGTGTTTGCCTACATGCGCAAGGCGGAACGCTTCCACGGCCGGGACTGGTTCCGGGCCTGCGAGGCCGAGCACGGCACCGACGGCCTGCTCGACGTGGAGCCCTACGACCTGGCGCCCATCTCGGACCTGCTGCTCGAGTCCTTTGTCGACAAGGGCCTGCCGCTGGACCACGACTTGTTTACCCACGGCCGCAACCCCCACGGCTGCGGCCACGCGCCCAGGAGCGTGCACAATGGTGTGCGCTCCACCGCTGCGAGGTTTGTCGCCGACAAGGCGCGCGCGAGGAGCGGCGTCGACATCATGACCGAGACTCTTGTCGACAAGGTTGTTGTCGAGAGGGTGGGTGGGGAGCTCAGGGCGACGGGGGTGCGGTTGGTCAAGGCAGACGGGTCTGTGGTGCATGTCAAAGCCGGCAAGGAGGTTATCGTCAGTGGGGGTTCGTACTGCAGTCCCAACATACTGAACCGTTCTGGGATCGGCGCAAAGGACGAGCTGGACAAGTTTGGCATCGAGACGCTGGTGGACCTTGCAGGGGTTGGCAAGAACTTGATGGACCATCTG ATCGCTTTCATCGTCTACGAAACCGAGCACCAAGGCCTGACCGTCGACAAGGACCTCTTCCACGACGACGGCCTCGCCAGGTCCTACGCGCTGTGGAAGGACCACAAGGCCGGCGTGCTCGCGGGCTTCCCCTTTGGCTGCGTGGCCTTTGCGCGCCTCGACTCGCGCCTCTCCGACTCTGCGGTATGGAACGCCGCGCCGCGCCAGCCCGGCCGCGACCCCATGGGCCTGACGCCGCGCCAGCCCAACGTCGAGCTCATGACCATCCAGTGCTACGGCGGGCCCAAGAGCTTCACCGACTTTCCCGTCGGCGGCAGCCACACCTTTTGCCTCGTGCCCGAGCTGTTTTCGCCCCGGTCGCGCGGCTCCGTGGCGCTGCGCAGCGCGGACCCCCGCGACGTCCCGCTCGTCGATACCAACTACCTGGCTGATCCGCTCGACGTCGAGGTCATGGCCGAGGCGTGCAGGTTCGCCAACGAGATCGTCGTCGACGGCAAGGGGACCAGGGACGTCGTCAAGGGGTCGTGGCCCCGGGAGCTGATCCATCACAGGTACACGACCAGAGAGGACTGGATTCCGTTTGTCAAGAAGAATGCGACAACCT GCTACCACCCAGCCGGCACCTGTGCCATGGGCAAGACAGACGACCCCAAGACTGTCGTCGACGCCAAGCTCAGGGTCAAGGGCGTCAATGGTCTGCGCGTGGCCGACTGCAGCATCATGCCCACCCTCAACGGAGGACACACCCAGATGCCGGCCTACGCCATTGGTGAAAAGGCGGCCGACCTCATCAAGGAGGCATGGGGTCTCAAGTAG
- a CDS encoding ent-kaurene oxidase: protein MLELLARPAVAAPALLLVGYIIYHAVRSPRLPDLPIVGAKEGDWFPMLQARWRNIVDFERGLSEGYQKYKGRPVIVPASHRTSVMLPLAEVDWYLSQPDDVLSFHLAAHETLQLDHTTLDRRLAHDTANNRVVTVTLNGQLGNLVPDILDEVRYGFERCWGGRPGEAREVKLYETMTRIIAGVTARVILGTAFSRDEDFLELSTACAQDLPVSAQMLMFVWKPLRPLVAPLVTLAAKTRLRRYRRAIAPEVHRRLAAWDARARDAEGGGGDGNEPNDFLQWTIRHAKQSGDPTMWELDMLVGRTLMLNFAAIHTSSLTQTAAVLELAASDACVAAELRAEVSAVVAEHGWTKRSLARMEKLDSVLRESARLNSVVTLGMERKVVAAGGVTTPSGLHVPRGGVVCLPAYGVLHDDAVYPDAEEFRSFRFSDARVDDGRGAASYVERARNAFPTTKPEFLAFGHGRHACPGRFFAALELKMILAYIVLNYDISPREKTPGMWLGVNRVPDLNAKICIRRREKS from the coding sequence ATGCTCGAGCTCCTCGCGCGTCCAGCCGTGGCTGCACCGGCACTGCTCCTGGTCGGATACATCATCTACCACGCGGTCAGGTCACCCAGGCTTCCAGATCTGCCCATCGTGGGCGCCAAAGAAGGGGACTGGTTCCCCATGCTGCAGGCGAGATGGAGAAACATTGTGGACTTTGAGAGGGGGCTCAGCGAGGGCTACCAAAAGTACAAGGGCCGGCCGGTCATCGTGCCGGCGTCGCACCGGACCAGCGTCATGCTCCCGCTGGCCGAGGTGGACTGGTACCTGAGCCAGCCCGACGACGTGCTCAGCTTCCACCTCGCGGCGCACGAGACGCTGCAGCTGGACCACACGACGCTGGACCGCCGCCTGGCCCACGACACGGCCAACAACCGCGTCGTGACCGTGACGCTCAACGGCCAGCTCGGCAACCTGGTGCCCGACATACTGGACGAGGTCCGGTACGGCTTCGAGCGGTGCTGgggcggccggccgggcgagGCCAGAGAGGTGAAGCTGTACGAGACCATGACGCGCATCATCGCCGGCGTCACGGCCCGCGTCATCCTGGGCACCGCCTTTAGCCGCGACGAGGACTTTCTCGAGCTCAGCACCGCCTGCGCCCAGGACCTGCCCGTGTCGGCGCAGATGCTCATGTTTGTCTGGAAGCCCCTGCGACCGCTCGTGGCGCCCTTGGTCACGCTGGCCGCCAAGACGCGCCTGCGCCGCTACAGGCGTGCCATCGCGCCCGAGGTGCACCGCCGGCTGGCGGCCTGGGACGCGCGAGCCCGAGACgccgagggcggcggcggcgacggcaacGAGCCAAACGACTTTTTGCAGTGGACGATCCGCCACGCCAAGCAGAGCGGCGACCCGACCATGTGGGAGCTGGACATGCTGGTGGGCCGCACGCTCATGCTCAACTTTGCCGCCATCCACACCTCGTCGCTGACGcagacggcggcggtgctggAGCTGGCGGCCAGCGACGCGTGCGTGGCGGCCGAGCTGCGCGCCGAGGTCAGCGCCGTGGTGGCCGAGCACGGCTGGACCAAGCGCTCCCTGGCGCGCATGGAGAAGCTCGACTCGGTGCTGCGCGAGAGCGCGCGCCTCAACTCGGTCGTCACGCTGGGCATGGAGCGcaaggtggtggcggcgggcggCGTCACCACGCCGTCGGGCCTGCACGTGCCGCGCGGCGGGGTGGTGTGCCTGCCCGCGTACGGCGTGCTgcacgacgacgccgtcTACCCGGACGCGGAGGAGTTTAGGTCGTTTCGCTTCTCGGACGCGAGGGTCGACGACGGCCGCGGCGCCGCGTCGTACGTCGAGCGCGCCCGCAACGCCTTCCCCACCACCAAGCCCGAgtttttggcgtttgggcACGGGCGCCACGCCTGTCCGGGCAGGTTCTTTGCGGCGCTCGAGCTGAAGATGATCTTGGCGTACATTGTGCTGAATTACGACATATCGCCGCGGGAAAAGACGCCGGGTATGTGGCTTGGGGTGAATAGGGTGCCGGATCTGAATGCCAAGATATGCATTCGGAGAAGGGAAAAGTCGTGA
- a CDS encoding riboflavin aldehyde-forming enzyme has translation MAAAGPEETSTNPRAPEPTLEWETRTPRPSRLSRFMPGGGASQAHHQQQHHDPERAPEAALAHKEAGQPQPGAKRSHHGNRLDRILPPHRKYLGMRRRVFLIALAAAAVALLILIVGLAAGLSSRSGGGEKMPLPEDGGTHEGELTYYSPGLGACGQNHDDEAMVVAVAHELFDEAGGGDANPNNNRLCGRKIRVSADGGGGAIEVEVVDRCEGCRPTDLDLSPAAFRRLADESRGRVKGEWQVAATT, from the exons ATGGCAGCAGCTGGTCCGGAAGAGACGAGCACAAACCCCCGCGCTCCAGAGCCAACCCTGGAATGGGAGACGCGAACGCCAAGACCAAGCCGCTTGAGCAGGTTCATGCCCGGAGGCGGCGCGAGCCAAGcccaccaccaacaacaacaccacgACCCCGAACGGGCCCCCGAAGCGGCCCTCGCGCACAAGGAGGCCGGACAGCCGCAGCCCGGCGCCAAGCGCAGCCATCACGGCAACCGCCTCGACAGGATCCTGCCGCCGCACAGGAAGTACCTCGGCATGCGCCGGCGCGTCTTCCTGATCgcgctcgccgccgccgccgtcgcgctcctgatcctcatcgtcggcctggcggccggccTCTCGTCTCGGTCCGGCGGCGGGGAAAAGATGCCGCTCCCTGAGGACGGCGGGACGCACGAGGGCGAGCTGACGTACTACAGCCCGGGGCTGGGCGCCTGCGGGCAGAaccacgacgacgaggccatGGTGGTTGCGGTCGCGCACGAGCTGTTTGACGAGGCGGGCGGTGGCGATGCGAACCCCAACAACAACCGGCTCTGCGGCAGGAAGATCCGCGTGTCGGCCGACGGGGGCGGGGGCGCGATCGAGGTGGAGGTGGTGGACCGCTGCGAGGGCTGCAGGCCGACCGACTTGGACCTGTCGCCTGCTGCGTTCAGGAGGCTTGCTGACGAGAGCAGGGGCCGGGTCAAGGGCGAGTGGCA AGTGGCCGCCACAACTTGA